A single Polynucleobacter acidiphobus DNA region contains:
- a CDS encoding glycosyltransferase family 9 protein: MKLTVMKFFDKMLASIIIFISKKIALYEKPKKILIIKLSAMGDAVCLMPAVRQLYSAFDDVQIDWFTSARSAPQLFSGIPFIHNIYILPTSPFHLFTFLIKNTFNFCKYDLIIDFDQYYRFSELISFFGKVNAGFVTPLKGRKFSLSIPYDPIRNEKLIFSDLVNQIIGHYKGRITQYKSELPELLIGFLPTRRLMSFVNQFSGSNKLVLIIYPGSSSNADYRRWPISRYIELIARFNQICEIIVAGGPDELSLKHSLAREGYSALDNIGSWSLHEWLWIFRNVKGFFVGNDGGLLHLAESQGMPVIGIFGPAFYSKWGSINPNSSVAEIELECRPCLKNYLGQVPNRCGRGDIKCLADISTETVGFLIQKKLSSNH; this comes from the coding sequence ATGAAACTAACTGTCATGAAGTTTTTTGACAAAATGCTGGCATCCATCATTATTTTTATTAGTAAAAAGATAGCATTGTATGAAAAACCAAAGAAAATACTTATTATTAAGTTATCAGCCATGGGAGATGCGGTCTGTCTAATGCCAGCAGTTAGACAGTTGTATTCAGCATTTGATGATGTCCAGATCGACTGGTTTACTAGCGCTCGCTCTGCTCCCCAACTGTTTTCAGGTATTCCATTCATTCATAACATTTATATATTACCAACCTCGCCATTTCATTTGTTTACATTTCTTATAAAGAATACTTTCAATTTTTGTAAATATGATTTGATTATTGATTTTGACCAATATTACAGATTCTCAGAATTAATCTCCTTTTTCGGTAAAGTTAATGCAGGGTTTGTTACTCCACTTAAAGGAAGAAAATTTTCATTGTCTATTCCCTATGATCCCATTAGAAATGAAAAGCTGATTTTCTCTGATCTTGTGAATCAGATTATCGGCCATTATAAAGGCCGAATAACTCAATATAAGTCTGAACTCCCAGAATTATTGATTGGCTTTCTGCCGACTAGGCGTTTGATGAGTTTTGTAAATCAATTTTCAGGCTCAAATAAATTAGTCTTGATCATTTATCCTGGTTCTAGTTCTAATGCAGACTATCGTAGATGGCCAATTTCGCGTTACATAGAACTGATTGCAAGGTTTAATCAAATTTGTGAAATTATTGTAGCCGGCGGGCCAGATGAGCTTTCACTAAAACACAGTCTTGCAAGGGAGGGATATAGCGCACTGGATAATATTGGATCCTGGTCCTTGCATGAATGGTTGTGGATATTCCGAAATGTAAAAGGTTTTTTTGTGGGTAACGATGGCGGCTTACTTCATCTAGCAGAAAGTCAGGGTATGCCAGTCATTGGAATTTTCGGGCCCGCTTTTTATTCAAAATGGGGTTCTATTAATCCGAATAGCTCAGTTGCCGAAATTGAATTGGAATGCAGACCGTGTTTAAAAAATTATTTAGGGCAAGTTCCAAATCGTTGTGGGCGAGGTGATATTAAATGTCTTGCAGATATTTCTACTGAGACAGTGGGTTTTTTAATTCAAAAGAAATTGTCTTCTAATCATTGA
- a CDS encoding NAD-dependent epimerase/dehydratase family protein, producing MQTISVIGGSGFIGTRLVRRLKNNEQLNIEIIDKVQSKAYPDLNKLGDVRFAEQLRASISNSSAIINLAAEHRDDVRPLSLYDEVNIGGAKNICNIANEISVQTIVFTSTVAIYGFSQNDTNEYGKIIPFNDYGRTKWEAEQVYKQWQAEDPQNRTLVIVRPTVVFGERNRGNVFNLLRQIASGKFVMVGDGLNRKSMAYVENVAAFIEYSLNFKPGVHIFNYIDKPDFTMNALVVHVNNLLGRSSEIKFRLPFSLGWLIGSSFDLVAKITGRKFPISAIRVKKFCANSVYESAVDSTGFTPPVPLMEAIEKTVRFEFIEDHKDEQVFYSE from the coding sequence ATGCAGACTATAAGTGTCATTGGTGGTAGTGGATTTATTGGGACAAGATTAGTACGTCGGCTAAAAAATAACGAACAACTAAACATTGAAATTATTGATAAGGTGCAAAGTAAAGCGTACCCGGACCTAAATAAATTGGGTGATGTTAGATTTGCTGAACAACTTAGAGCCTCAATTTCTAACTCATCAGCAATAATCAATTTAGCCGCTGAACATCGCGATGATGTTCGTCCGTTGAGTCTTTATGACGAAGTCAACATTGGAGGCGCTAAAAATATTTGTAACATTGCGAATGAGATAAGTGTGCAGACGATTGTGTTTACCAGCACTGTTGCGATATATGGTTTCTCACAAAATGACACGAATGAGTATGGAAAAATTATCCCTTTTAACGATTATGGACGTACGAAATGGGAGGCGGAACAGGTCTATAAACAATGGCAGGCTGAAGACCCTCAAAATCGGACCCTAGTCATTGTTCGTCCAACCGTGGTTTTCGGAGAGAGAAATAGGGGTAATGTCTTTAATTTGCTTAGACAAATTGCTTCCGGTAAGTTTGTTATGGTTGGGGATGGGTTAAACCGAAAGTCAATGGCCTATGTTGAGAATGTCGCGGCATTCATTGAGTATTCATTAAATTTCAAACCAGGGGTGCATATCTTTAACTATATTGATAAGCCTGATTTCACAATGAATGCTCTTGTAGTCCATGTCAATAATTTATTAGGGAGGTCTTCTGAGATTAAATTTAGATTGCCATTCTCTTTGGGGTGGTTAATTGGATCTAGCTTTGATTTGGTTGCAAAAATTACAGGTAGAAAATTTCCTATCAGTGCAATTAGAGTTAAAAAGTTTTGCGCTAATTCAGTATATGAATCAGCCGTAGACTCAACTGGATTTACTCCGCCAGTACCCTTAATGGAGGCAATTGAAAAAACAGTTCGTTTTGAATTCATTGAGGACCATAAGGATGAGCAGGTTTTTTATTCAGAATAG
- a CDS encoding site-specific integrase, which produces MLINHDFAQSITKSPVRKRSLTANKSNPGLTKSKKQKDLNQDYKLLQETIVKIEGAYAASTIRAYRADFTDFINFCHKRNANALPAQPSLVVQYISKLSESSRASASIRRALCGLSAIHRLNRLDDPSKDPDVNLEMRRMHRKLGRSAKQALGINGDLLDKLLLATENSIRGIRDRALLLVAYDTLCRRSELASLKVKDVKINIKNGSESASILLRKSKTDQDSSGKWLHLSQRAYLALLRWIEKLSKEQEYLMVGIDRGGRISQSALGSGQINRIYKRIAKNAGLEDGLIEQISGHSMRVGAAQDLLNSGASMPIIMQRGRWSKSDTVMRYLEFSNAIA; this is translated from the coding sequence ATGCTTATTAATCATGATTTTGCACAATCTATAACCAAAAGTCCAGTCCGAAAAAGATCGCTGACAGCAAATAAGTCCAATCCAGGGTTAACCAAATCCAAGAAGCAAAAAGACTTAAATCAAGATTACAAACTTCTTCAAGAAACCATCGTCAAGATTGAGGGTGCCTATGCAGCATCTACTATTAGGGCCTATCGGGCAGACTTTACTGATTTCATAAACTTTTGCCATAAAAGGAATGCAAATGCACTACCCGCTCAGCCAAGTTTAGTGGTTCAATACATTTCAAAATTATCTGAATCTAGCAGAGCCTCTGCGAGCATTAGACGAGCCCTATGCGGGCTATCTGCCATTCATAGACTTAATCGACTCGATGACCCCTCAAAGGATCCGGATGTCAATCTAGAGATGCGCAGAATGCACCGCAAGCTAGGGCGGTCAGCCAAACAGGCTCTCGGCATAAATGGGGATTTATTAGACAAGCTTCTTTTGGCTACCGAAAACTCAATTAGAGGAATTCGGGATCGGGCACTGCTACTGGTAGCTTATGACACGCTATGTCGACGAAGTGAGCTTGCATCTCTAAAGGTGAAAGATGTGAAGATCAATATTAAAAATGGTAGCGAAAGTGCATCCATTCTTCTAAGAAAAAGTAAAACCGATCAAGATTCGTCGGGAAAATGGCTGCATCTAAGCCAAAGAGCTTATCTAGCCCTGCTAAGATGGATAGAAAAACTTTCCAAGGAACAGGAATACCTCATGGTTGGCATTGATCGCGGAGGAAGAATTTCACAGAGCGCACTTGGCTCTGGGCAGATTAACCGTATTTATAAACGAATTGCTAAAAATGCCGGTCTTGAAGACGGGCTTATTGAACAGATCAGCGGTCACTCCATGCGCGTTGGCGCTGCTCAGGATTTACTAAATTCTGGAGCAAGTATGCCAATTATTATGCAGCGGGGTAGGTGGTCAAAATCAGATACGGTGATGAGGTATCTGGAATTTAGCAATGCAATCGCTTAA
- a CDS encoding glycosyltransferase family 9 protein, producing the protein MELDILRKILVIKLSAIGDVLVSSPIFGLLAVDNEVHHLVMEQCSSVTLNNPSITKHHIISLIPSGNRWLDLWQTFRLILKLREEKYDVAFILHRNIVFQIICRLAGVRKIYGFSSRLNPFFTNHMPYRFDVNRTLQECKLLRLGGFNVKDPECLEFYPQIDVLPPRLLSILPERFVACNPGGGNPHSPADNRLWPIENYAELIRRSPLPFVILGYGQPDEQLVIRLCKLLEPKEIINLVGKTSFSETALILKLATLYVGNDSSLMFLGAAMQTKTIGLYGPTQVEAAKPIGKQQYAIRSDSSCSPCYDPYLGINGRMYTCNNNICMQEIEVEKVLGKMMKILELRASQV; encoded by the coding sequence GTGGAGCTTGATATTTTGCGCAAAATACTAGTAATTAAACTGTCGGCCATCGGAGATGTCCTTGTTTCTTCACCTATATTTGGCCTTCTGGCAGTTGATAATGAGGTTCACCATCTTGTTATGGAACAATGTAGTAGTGTGACCTTGAATAATCCTTCAATTACAAAACATCATATTATTTCTTTAATTCCATCAGGAAATCGATGGCTCGATCTTTGGCAAACCTTTAGGCTAATACTCAAACTTCGAGAAGAAAAATATGATGTGGCATTTATCCTGCATAGAAATATTGTGTTTCAAATCATCTGCCGGCTCGCGGGTGTTAGGAAAATCTATGGCTTCAGTTCTCGCTTGAATCCATTTTTTACTAATCATATGCCTTATCGCTTTGATGTGAATCGCACGCTACAGGAGTGCAAATTATTACGACTTGGTGGCTTCAATGTTAAAGATCCAGAATGCTTAGAATTTTACCCACAGATCGATGTGTTGCCACCAAGACTTCTCTCAATATTGCCAGAACGGTTTGTTGCCTGTAATCCTGGGGGTGGCAACCCTCACTCGCCAGCAGATAATAGATTATGGCCTATTGAGAATTATGCAGAATTGATTCGTCGTTCACCCTTACCTTTTGTAATCCTTGGCTATGGACAACCGGATGAGCAGCTCGTAATTAGATTATGTAAATTACTTGAACCTAAAGAAATTATTAACCTTGTAGGAAAAACTAGTTTTTCAGAAACAGCCTTGATTCTAAAGCTAGCTACCCTATATGTTGGGAATGATAGTTCGTTGATGTTCCTGGGTGCGGCTATGCAGACCAAAACAATAGGATTGTATGGCCCAACCCAAGTTGAGGCAGCCAAGCCAATTGGGAAGCAACAGTATGCAATTCGAAGCGATTCCTCATGTTCTCCATGTTATGACCCTTATCTTGGTATTAATGGGAGGATGTATACCTGTAACAATAATATATGCATGCAGGAAATTGAAGTAGAGAAAGTACTCGGCAAAATGATGAAAATACTTGAATTAAGGGCCAGTCAAGTATGA
- a CDS encoding class I SAM-dependent methyltransferase — protein MKLLKKWRDQGYYLNYGERIIQNYAKELYQSDSLKVIDLGCGEGRDLKIFREIAGQANTELYGINFMPVDGVEISDIDLEFERLPYQDNFFDVSICNQVFEHLKNWLWVLHEQVRVTRIGGHLIVGIPNMAAFHCRLQLLTGIQPSCVKADDAHVRGFTLQEFKRIIDGIGGLQIRSIDGANMYGAPPYLATKLSKLFPSLSVSIFYLIQKTVYDVNIINILKEKNLETNYFLGK, from the coding sequence ATGAAACTTCTAAAAAAATGGCGTGATCAGGGTTACTATTTAAACTATGGGGAGAGAATAATCCAGAATTATGCTAAAGAGCTCTATCAAAGTGACTCACTGAAGGTTATAGACCTAGGATGCGGCGAAGGAAGGGATTTGAAGATATTTCGAGAAATTGCAGGTCAAGCCAATACTGAGCTCTATGGGATCAATTTTATGCCTGTCGATGGAGTGGAGATTTCCGATATTGATTTAGAGTTTGAACGACTCCCCTATCAAGATAATTTTTTTGATGTTTCTATCTGTAATCAGGTATTCGAACATTTAAAAAATTGGCTTTGGGTTCTACATGAGCAGGTACGAGTTACTAGAATAGGGGGGCATTTAATTGTTGGGATTCCAAATATGGCCGCATTTCATTGTAGATTGCAGCTTTTAACAGGGATTCAACCTAGTTGCGTCAAGGCGGATGATGCGCATGTTCGGGGTTTCACGCTTCAGGAATTTAAAAGAATCATTGATGGGATCGGTGGTTTACAGATTAGATCCATAGATGGGGCTAATATGTATGGGGCTCCCCCATATTTAGCCACTAAGCTTTCTAAATTGTTCCCAAGCTTAAGTGTCTCAATTTTTTATTTGATTCAAAAAACAGTATATGATGTGAATATAATAAATATCTTAAAAGAAAAAAATTTAGAAACTAATTATTTTCTTGGAAAATAA